GGCCGTGGCCTTCGGGTGCCGCTGGCGCACGAGGGCCAGCGCCTCGAAGAGGTCCTCCTGGCGTTTGACCTCGTGGGTCATGTTGGCCACGTGGGTGATGAGGGGGGCACCCTCGGGCACCTCCGGCAGCGGGCGCTCCAGCCCCGCCGCGGCGCGGGCATCGAACTGATCCAGGCGCAGGCCGTTGAGGATGACGGTGATGCGCTCCTCGGGGAACCATTCGCGCTCGCGCAGGAAGCGCCGCACGGCATCGGCGTTGGCGATGGCATGGGTGGCCGCGTGCGTGGCGGCGGCCAGCAGCGCGTGGCGGGCCTTGCCGTGCCAGTGCACGAGATCCAACCGGCCCACGGCGACGGGCACCCCGGCCATCCGGCACGCGGGCACCGCCAGCAGCGTCGTGTAGAAGTCATGCACGTGGAGCAGGTCCACGCGCTGCGCCTTCAGCCACCGGGCGAGCCGGATGATCTGCTGAAGCGTCTGCCGGTGGATGAGCGAGGGGCCCAGGGGGAACACCTCGGGCTCGAGCCCCAGCTTGCGCACCTCGGGCAGCAGCGGCCCGGTGGCCTCGAGCGCGAGCACCTGGATGTCATAGCGTGAACGGGGAAGCCCCCGGAGCAGCTCCAGGAACTGCACCTCGCCGCCGCCCAGATGAAAAGTGTTGGTGAACTCGACCAGCCGGATCCGCTTGTCCATACAGACCATGGTGGCATGCACTTCGGACGCCAGCGTTGGCCTCGGGCGAGGACCGTCCTTGCGCCACGTTGGAGTGTTGGATTGTGTGAGGCGCCCCTCCCTCCTGAAGGGATTGCAGCCCCGGCGGAAGGCCGTTGCCGATCCTGAACCGCGTGCCCAGCTTGCGCTGCCGGGGGAGGGATGGGATGGGGCTGAGAATCGCGATGTTGACCGCTGTGTTTCCTCCCTCCGTGGGAGGAATCCAGACACACACCTTGAGGTTGTCCCAGCGGCTGGTGGCCCAGGGCGCGCAGGTGGTGGTGCTCACCCGTCATCACCAGGGGCTGCCCCGGCGGGAGTTCGTGGATGGCGTCGAGGTGCTGCGCCTGGGGCAGGGCGATGCCCGCCGCGAGGTGGCCACCGCGACCTACCTGGCCGAGAGCCTGCGGGAGCTGATGTCCCGGCGCCACGCGCTGGATGTGATGCATGCCCACCAGATGCTCTCGCCCACCACCACCGGGCTGCTGGCGCGCAAGGCGCTCGGGATTCCCCTGGTCATCAACCCGCATGCCTGCGGCCCCGAGGGGGACGTTCAATATCTGAGGCGCGCGCACTGGCTGGCCGGCGGCTGGCGCCTGGAGGCAGCGCGCCGGTGGGCGGATGCCTTCGTCAGCATCAGTGAGCCCATCCGCCAGGAGCTGAGGGACTCGGGCATCGAGGAGGACCGCATCTGGCGCATCGCCAATGGGGTGGACCTGGAGGCCTTCCGCCCCGCGAGCCCCGAGGAGCGCCACGCGCTGCGCGCCCGGCTGGGGCTGCCGCAGGGGCCGATCGTCACCTATTCCGGACGCCTCGCCCCCGAGAAGGGCGTGGACGTGCTGCTGGAGGGATGGGCGCTGCTCGTGCGCTCGCGCCCCGAGGCCACGCTGGTGCTCTTGGGCAATGGACCCGAGGAGGCGGCCCTCCGGCGGCGCGTGGCGGAGCGGGGGCTGGGGAGCTCCGTGCGCCTGATGGGCGCGGTCGCGGAGGTGCCTGCCTGGCTGCGTGCCAGCGATGTCTTCGCCCTGGCCTCCCGGACGGAGGGCTTGCCGGTGGCGCTCCTGGAGGGCATGGCGTGTGGCCTGCCCTCCGTGGCCACGCGGGTCGGGGGCACGCCGGAGGTGCTGGAGGATGGGGTGCATGGGCGGCTGGTGCCGTCCGAGGCGCCCCAGGCCCTGGCCCAGGGGCTGCTCGACGCGCTGGAGCCCGGCACGGGCGCCTCGTGGGGCGCCACCGCGCGGGAGCGGGTGGCGGCGCGGTTCTCGCTGGAAGCCATCGCCCACCGCCTCCTGCAGCTTTATGGCGGTTTGGTCCAAGAACGCACCTTCGCTCGTTCCAGTGCGGGAACTGTTTGAGGAGTTTCGAATGAGCCGATCCGCGTCTGGACGTTCTCGCCGCGTCGCCTACATGATGTCGTGGTTCCCGGCGGTCACCGAGACGTTCATCCTTTATGAGATCCTCGAGCTGGAGCGGCTGGGGGTTCACGTGGAGGTGTTTCCGCTGTTCGGCCGCCACGGCACGGTGAAGCACCCGGGCGCCAACAAGCTGATCGCCCGGGCGCACTACCGGCGGATGTTCTCCTGGGCCCTGCTGTCCGCCCAGCTCTACTGGCTGTGGCACAGCCCCCTGCGCTACCTGGGCGCATGGTGGATGGCGCTCGTGGGCAACTGGCGCTCGTGGGGCTTCCTGGTGCGCTCGCTCGTGGTGATTCCCAAGGCCATGCTCTTCGCGCGCGAGATGCAGCGGCTTCAGATCGAACACATCCACGCGCACTGGGCCACCCACCCGACGCTGGCGGCGCTCGTCATCCAGCGCATGACGGGGCTGAACTTCAGCTTCACCTGCCATGCGCATGACCTGTTCATCGACCGGACGATGCTCGACCAGAAGCTGGCGGCGGCCTCGTTCGCGGTGACCATCTCCGAGTTCAACCGGAAGCTGCTGAGCGACCTCTACGGCGAGGAGGCCGCCCGGAAGATCATCGTGGTGCGCTGCGGGGTGGACCAGGACATCTTCCGTCCCCGTCCGCGTGCCCGGACCTCGCAGGTGCCCATCATCCTGTGCGTGGCGAGCCTCCGGGACTACAAGGGCCACTCCCACCTCATCGAGGCGTGCCGCCAGCTCAAGGAGGCGGGCACGCGCTTCCGGTGCCTGCTGGTGGGCGATGGCCCCCTGCGGCGGCAGCTCGAGGCAGAGGCCGTGGCCGCGGGCGTTCGGGCCGAGGTCGAGTTCCTGGGCAGCCGCCGCCGCAACGAGGTGGCCGCGCTGATGGCCCGGGCGGACGTGGTCGTCCAGCCCAGCGTGGTGGCCTCCTCGGGGCAGATGGAGGGCATTCCCGTGTCGCTCATGGAGGCGCTGGCGAGCGAGGCGCCCGTGGTGGCCACCCGCATCTCGGCCATTCCGGAACTCATCCGCGATGAGGAGACGGGGCTGCTGGTGCCCGAGAAGGATCCGCGCGCGCTGTGTGTCGCCCTGCTGCGCGTGCTCAGCGACCGGAACCTGGCCCAGCGGCTGGGCCGCAACGGCCGCCGCTGGGTGCTGCAGCACTTCAACCTGCGCGGCAACGTCGTCCGGTTGGCCGAGAGCCTCGCGGCGCTGCCTCCGGCTTCCGCCCGGCCATTGGAGACGGCCGAGAAGCCCAAGGCCCGTCACACGCGGGGCTCCCGCCGGGCGAAGCCGCGCGTACGGTCCGAGAAAGGGGTCTGAAGCCCGCTACTCGAACTCGGCTTCCGGGGGCGGGGTGGGGCGCGCGGGCCGGCCCGCGCCGAACAGGAAGCCCAGCTTGAACTGGAGGAAGCCCGTGTCGAAGCCGGAGATGATCTCCGAGTCCGACTCGCTGGAGTTCACCGAGCCCACCACGGGCACCGAGAACGCCACCTCCGGCATCAGCCGGAAGCCATTGGCGACGCGCAGCGCGAAGCCCACCGAGCCGCCCACGCTCAGGACATTGACGCTGCCGCTGGTGTTGCCGATGCCGCCCGACACCCGCGCGCCGCTCACGCGGGGCCCCAGCACGAACTCGGAGCCCCCGTCCGTCTTGAAGCCGATGAGCAGCGGCAGGGCCAGGTTCGTGTAGCCCACGTCCTCGTCGCCCGTGCCGAAGTACACCCCGGACAGCGCCGGTGCCAGGGAGATGGCCAGGTCGGGATCTCCAGGCTGCGTCAGCAGAATCTTGGCCTGCAGCTCCGCCAGGGAGAAGCCGAACCGCACCCCGAGGTCCACGCGCTCGGAGACGCCGTAGCGCAGCGCGAAGTCGATGTGCGGGTAGGCGACGCCGGCGAAGCCGCTGTCGCCGTCGTCGTCGTCGTCATCGAAGTCGATGTCGCTGGCGGAGACCTCGGAGCTGCTCTCGGACACGATGCCCGTGCCCTGGATGCCGGGCTCGAAGGCGAACTGGAACTTGCCCTCGCCCAGCGTGTCCGCCGTCTGCACATGGCCCATGGATGCACAACCGCTTCCCAGCAGCCCCAGCACGAGGGCTGCTGCCGCCACACTCCACTGCGTTCTCATGGTGATTCCCCGGTGGTGAAACCCTGCGGTGCGAGGACCGGCGGCCGGATGCCCAGCCGCACGGGGCGCCCTCGCGGGCCGCGTGCTTATACGCGAAGCAGCCTGCCTTATTCACCCCCGTTGGATTTTCGAGGCCCTCCGCGGGTGCCCGGCTTCGGTACAGTCCCCGCCCCGGGGGCCTTTCCGCCCCTGTCCCACCTGGAGGCCCCTGCGTGAGTGAGCGTGACCTGTTGATGATTCCCGGTCCGGTGGAGTTCGACCCGGAGGTGATGCGCGCCCTGGGGGCCCGGACGCTCAGCCACCTGGACCCCGTCTTCATCGCCACCTTTGGCCGGGCCCTCCAGCGGCTGCGCGAGGTGTGCCTGGCGCCCTCCGCGCAGCCCTTCATCGTCGCGGGCACGGGCACCCTCGCCATGGAACTGGCGGTGGCCAACCTCGTGGAGCCCGGGGACCGGGCGCTCGTCGTCAACACGGGCTACTTCAGCGACCGGATGGCGCTCATCCTGTCCCGGCACGGCGCCGAGGTGACCCAGGTGCGGGCCCCCGTGGGCGAGACGCCCAGCCCGGAGGCGGTGGCGCAGGCCCTGGCCCAGGGTCCTTATAAGGTGATGACCGTCACCCACGTGGACACCTCCACCGGCGTGCGCGCCCCCGCGGAGCCGCTCGTCCGCGCCGCCCACCGCCAGGGCGTCCTGTCCGTGGTGGACGGGGTGTGCGCCACCGCCGGGGAGACGTTCCACCAGGACGCGTGGGGCGCGGACGTGTACCTCACCGGCAGCCAGAAGGCCCTGGGCGTGCCGCCGGGGCTGGCGCTGCTCACCGTGAGCCCCCGGGCGATGGCGGCCTGGCGCGCCCGGAAGCACCCGGTGCGCTCCTTCTACGCCGACTGGGCCGAGTGGCTGCCCATCATGGAGGCCTACGAGGCCGCCAAGCCCGCCTACTTCGCCACCCCCGCCGTCAACCTCATCACCGCGCTGGAGGTGAGCCTGGGGCAGATTCTGCGCGAGGGCATGGAGGCCCGCTTCGCCCGGCACCGGCACATGGCCCGCGCCTTCCGCGCCGCCTGGCGCGCCCTGGGGCTGAAGTCCCTGCCCACCTCCGAGGCCGCCACCGCCCACACCCTGAGCGCGCTGTATTACCCGGAGGGCGTCGATGCCTCCCTGGTGGGGCGCGTGCGGGGCCAGGGCGTGGTGCTGGCCGGAGGGCTGCACCCGGAGCTCAAGACGCGCTACTTCCGGGTGGGCCACATGAACCTCGTGGGCCCCGGGGAGGTGCTCGCCACGGTGGGCGCCGTGGAGCGGGCGCTGATCGCCGCGGGCCACCGGGTGCCGCCCGGCACGGCCCTCTCCGCCGCCCAGGCCACGTTGTTGGAGCCCATACCGGCGTCCGATTGACAGAAGGGCTGTTCGGTGGCCGACGCCACCGCCGCTCAGTCCGGGTTTTCGGCACTGGACGTCCGGAAACAGGTGCACGGGGGGCAGGCTCATTCTATGGGCGTCGCCCACCCTCGATGCTGTTTCGATCCCTCGACCCGCGCACGGCTCCGCCTGGCTTCCTGGGGCTCGCCTTCCGCGTCCTGAATGCTAGGGTGGCCCGGCCCTTCCCTTCTTTGGTTGGGGCGACCCGCCCCGCCTCGCCCCCGGCGGCCCCCCCGGCGAGTTCTTCCCTCATTTCGTTGGGGCATCGAGGCTTTTCGCGATGACGGCCGTGGTTGCCCCTTCCCTCCAGCGCATCCCCAGCGGCGTGCTTGGCCTGGATGCGATCCTCGATGGCGGGTTCTTGCAGGGGGGGACGTACATCATCGCGGGCATGCCGGGCACCGGGAAGACCATTCTCGGCAACCAGGTCTGCTTCCACCACGTGGCCCACGGTGGCCGCGTCGTCTACGTCACCCTGCTGGCCGAGACGCACGGGCGCCTGCTCGCGCACCTGCGCGGCATGGCCTTCTTCTCCGAGGAGCCGCTGGCCTCCGCGCTCCACTACGTCAGCGCCTACCGGGTGCTCACCAGCGAGGGGCTCTCGGGGCTGCTGGAGCTGTTGCGCAAGCTCATCCGCGAGCACCGCGCCTCCATGCTGGTGCTGGATGGGCTGGTGAGCGCCAGCGCCTCGGCGCCCAACGAGCTGGCCTTCAAGGAGTTCGTGCACGAGCTCAACACGCTGGTGAGCGTCATCGGCTGCACCACGTTCCTGCTCACCAACGGCCACAGCCCCGAGGACGTCCACCCCGAGCACACCATGGTGGATGGGCTCATCGAGCTGACGGACGAGCTCATCGGCGTGCGCGCCGTGCGCGAGCTCATCGTGCGCAAGTTCCGGGGCAGCGCGCACCTGCGCGGTCGGCACGTGTTTCAAATCTCCCCGCAGGGCATCACCGTCTACCCGCGCTCGGAGGCGATGCTGGCCGACCCCATCGCCGTGCCGGGGGAGTACAAGGCCCGCGCGCCCGTGGGGCTGCCGGAGCTGGATGGGATGCTGCGCGGCGGGCTGCAGCGCGGCAGCGCCACGCTCATCATGGGCCCCTCCGGCAGCGGCAAGACGCTGCTCGGCTTGCAGTTCCTCTCCCACGGCGCGAACCAGGGGGAGCCCAGCCTCTACTTCGGCTTCTACGAGTCGCCGCCGCGGCTGGTGGGCAAGGGCGAGTCCATCGGGCTCGACATGGCGGGGGCGATGCGCGGCGGGATGCTGGAGATGCTCTGGCAGCCGCCGGTCGAGCTGGTGCTGGATGCGCTCGCGGTGAAGATTCTCGCGGCCATCCGCCGCCGGGGCGTGCAGCGGCTGCTCATCGACGGGCTGATCGGCTTCAAGGAGTCCACCGTCCACCCCGAGCGCATCAACCGCTTCTTCGCCGCCTTCACCAACGAGCTGCGGGCGCTGGATGTGACGACGGTCTTCACGGAGGAGACGCGCGTGCTGTTCGGCCCGGAGATCGAAACCCCGGTCAAGGGGCTGTCCGCGCTGGTGGAGAACCACCTGTTCCTGCGCCAGGTGGAGTGGAAGGGCGAGCTGCGGCGGGTGCTGGCCATTCTCAAGACGCGGGAGAGCGGGCATGATCCGTCCCTGCGCGAGGTCATCATCGATGACCAGGGCTGGCACATCGGCGCGCGCTTCAAGGGCAAGTCGGTGCTGACCGACTCGCGGCTGCCCCGTCCGCCCAAGCGCAGAAGCACGGACGTGGCCAAGCCGCAGGTGGCCCGCAAGAAGCCTCGGAGGCCCGAGTGAAGACGGTCCTCCTCGTCGACGACGAGCACGCCATTCTCGACGCGCTCTCGGGCATCCTCGCGGACGAGGGGTTCCGGGTCGTCACGGCGGGCAATGGCCGTGAGGCGGTCCACCGGCTGCGCGAGGAGACGCCGGACGTGGCGCTCGTCGATGTGATGATGCCGGTGATGGATGGGCGGGAGCTGCTGCGGGAGATGGCCGCGGACGATCGCTGGAAGAACGTGCCCGTGGTGCTCATGAGCGCCGTGCCCCTGTCCATCCTGAACCGGGAAGCCCCTGTGGCCTGCGCGGACTTCTTCCAGAAGCCGTTCGACCTGTGGAAGCTCATCGCCCGGCTGCGGGAGCTGGCCGGGGAGAGCAGCCACTAGGCCCTTGGCTCCACGGCGCGTGGAAGAGCAACCGCATGGGGGGTTTGCGGGTTTTAAAGGAGATTCTGCTAGATTCCGCCTTGTGACGTCGGTCAGGAGCCGGCCCTCGGGGCGAAGGCGGATTCAGTGAGTCAACAATCGAACCCGGCCATGAAGGAAGAGTTCTGGCGGATGGCGGACAACGCGAGAACCCAGGCCGAGTATCTGGTGGACCGGAAGCTCCAGTCGCTGCAGCACGCGCCGCTGGAGGTCCTGAAGCAGATCTTCGTGCAGTACCGCTACTTCACCATCTTCTACATCAGTGACCTGGCGCTCCTGGTCTACCGCCTTCCGTTCGGGAAGCTGCGGAGCCTGCTGGCCGACTTCCTCAACGATGAGCTGGGCAACGGCCAGCACGCGCAGGCGCACCAGCAGATCTACGACGACTTCCTGGTGAGCCTCGGCATTCCCCAAGAGGCGCTGGAGGCGAATGCGAACCCGGCCAACCTCCAGCTCCTGGGGGAGATCCGCGACCTGGTGATGAAGGAGTCTCCCTGGTACGCCGTGGGGCTGCGCGGCATGGGGGGCGAGTGCCTGTGTCAGGTCTATCTCGCGTCCATGCACGCCCACTTCATCCAGAACCCGGCCATCCAGGCCATGAAGGACCAGCTGGACTGGCGGTTCTGGGACATCCACACCGGGGAGATCGACATCGCGCACCGGGAGCTGCTGCGCGCGGCGCTCATGGAGGCGGTGGACGCGGATCCGGCGGCGCTGGAGGGGCTGGTCGAGGGCTACCGCAAGAGCAAGGGCGTCTTCGACCGGTTCTGGGACAATATCTTCGAGAGCGCGGGCGTGACGCTCCGCGCGGCCTGAGAGGGGACTTCACCATGGCGGCCATCCAGAACTTCCACCTTGCCTTCCCCGTGCCGGATCTCGCCTCGGCGCGGGCCTTCTACACGGGCGTCATCGGCTGTCCCGAGGGGCGCAGCACGGACCACTACGTGGACTTCGACTTCTACGGGCATCAGATCGTCGCGCACCTGGCCGAGCGGCCGGAGACGAGCGAGTCCGACTTCGACGGCAGCGATGTGACGATTCCCCACTTCGGGCTGAACCTCGACTGGGACGCGTTCCATGCGCTGCTCCAGCGGCTGAAGGCCGGGGGCGTGCGCTTCGTCAAGGAGCCCCATGTCCGGCTCGAGGGCAAGGTGGGCGAGCACATCTCCATGTTCGTCCACGACTTCTCGGGCAACGCCCTGGAGTTCAAGGCGTTCCGCCACCAGGACCAGGTCTTCTCGAAGGAGCTGAGCGAAGCGCCCGCCTCCTCCCGCCGCTGACGCGGGCGTCAGCCGCTGACGTGGCGGTCGGCGAGCGACAGCACCTCATCGATGAGGGCGAGGCCTTCCCGTGCCTCGTCATCGGTCATCGTCAGCGGGGGCACGACGTGCATGCGGTTGAAGTGCGTGAACGGCCACACCCCCCGCTCCTTGCACGCGCTGACGAGTTCCGCCATGGGCGCGTTGGCGGGGCCCGAGGCGTTGTAGGGCACGAGCGGCTCGCGCGTCTTCCGGTTGCGCACCAGCTCGATGGCCCAGAATGCACCGAGGCCGCGCACCTCGCCCACCGACGGATGGCGTTGCTGGAGCGCCTCCAGCGCCGGGCCGATGACGTTCTCGCCGAGGTGCCGGGCGTGCTCGAAGATGCGCTCTTCCCGGTAGATGTGGATGCAGGCCACGGCCGCCGCGCAGGCGAGCGGATGGCCGGAGTACGTCAAGCCCCCGGGGTAGGCGCGATGGGCGAAGGTCTCGGCGATCCGGTCGCTGAGGATGACGCCGCCCAGCGGGACGTAGCCGCAGTTGACGCCCTTGGCGAAGGTGATGAGGTCGGGCGTCACGTCCCAGCGGTTCACCGCGAACCACTCGCCACACCGGCCGAAGCCGGTCATCACCTCGTCGGAGATCATCACGATGCCGTGCTGGTCGCACAGGCGGCGCACCCCCTGGAGGTAGCCGTCCGGCGGGACGAGGATGCCGTTGCCGCCCACCACGGTCTCCAGCACGATGGCGGCCACGGTGTGCGGGCCCTCCATCATGAGCACGTCGGCGAGGTGGGACAGGGCGCGCTCGCACTCCTCGGCCGGCGTGGTGGCATGGAACGCCGAGCGGTACAGGTAGGGGCCCCAGAAGTGGACGACGCCGGGCATGCCGGGCTCGGAGCCCCAGCGGCGGGGGTCTCCGGTCAGGGTGTTCGCGCCGCTGGTGGCGCCGTGGTAGCTGCGGTAGGCCGCCAGCACCTTGTGGCGCCCGGTGTGGTGGCGCGCCATGCGCAGGGCGTTCTCGATGGCCTCGGCGCCGCCGTTGGTGAAGAAGACCTTGTTGAGGTCGCCCGGCGCCACCTCGGCGATGAGCCGGGCCGCCTCGCTGGTGGCCTCGCTGGCATGGTAGGGCGCCACCGTGCAGAGCTTCGCGGCCTGCGCCTGGATGGCGGCGATCAGCTTGGGGTGCTGGTGGCCGACGTTGACGTTGACGAGCTGGCTGGAGAAGTCCAGCCACGTCCGGCCGCTCTCATCCCAGAAGCGGGCCCCCTTCGCGCCGGTCACCACGACGGGATCCAACGTGGCCTGGGCCGACCAGGAGTGGAACACGTGGTTGCGGTCGTTGCGGTAGGCCGCCGACTTCGGGGCGGTGCCGGGAAGCTGTTCCGGGGCTGCCTTCGGAGTGCTCACAGGGGGCATCCTTGTGCGAGAGATCGCCGTTGGTTAGAGGGTCGCGTCCATGTACGCGCGCCGGGCGGGCACCGAGTAGAAGCGCCCTTCGGGCAGCGCGTACGCGGTGAGCCTTCCACCATAGACACAGCCCGAGTCCAGCCCGAGCGCATGCGGGTGGCGCTGGATGCCGCGCATGGCGTCGTGCCCGAAGAGGATGAGCTCCGGCCCCTGCCAGTGGCTGGCCCAGGGCTCGCCCCCATCCACGCGCTTCGAGGGCGCCCCGTCCCGGGTGATGCTGCGCAGGTTGAGCAGGTGCTCCCGTGACTGCTCCTCCACCGGCACGCCCGGCACCATGCCCGCGTGCACCACGATGGCGTTGAAGTCCGGCAGGCGCAGGTACAGCGGCAGCGAGGCCAGGTAGGCCCAGTCCTCGGGCTTCAGCGTGTCCAGCACCTGCTGGTGCTGGGGCTTGAGCTTCTTGCCCGGCTTCACGTAGCCCTGGTGCCAGCGCAGCACGTGCTCGTCGTGGTTGCCGCGCACCGCGAGCAGGCCCTGCTCCCGTGCCCGGGCCAGCACCCCGGCCGAGTCCGGGCCCTTGGCCACCAGGTCGCCCATGAGCACAACGCGGTCCCCTGGCTGCCAGCCGCACACGGCCAGCAGCGCGTCGAGCTCCTCGGCACAGCCGTGGACATCCCCGATGAACAGCGTGCGCATCCTCCCCGTGCTCCTACCATGGAATGTCGAGCGCACCAGACAGGCGGACATGACCCACCCCCGGCAGGTGCCTGCCTGCCGCGCACCCAATCAAGTCCCGGAATTCAGGGCCCTGGGGCTTGGCCTCCACATTGCTGATAGGAGCCGGGAAGCGCCCGGGTGTGGGCGCGGGGCCACGCAACGGCCCCGGGAGGCAGCGTGTGAAGCTGGAGCACGGCGGTTCGAGCAAGGCGCCCGCGGCGCAGTCATCCTGGTTGGAGCTGAGCGCGGCCAGCCTGCGGCACAACGTGGAGGTGTTCCGCGCGCTGGAGGCCCGGGGCGGGCCCGCCCG
This region of Stigmatella aurantiaca genomic DNA includes:
- a CDS encoding glycosyltransferase, whose amino-acid sequence is MDKRIRLVEFTNTFHLGGGEVQFLELLRGLPRSRYDIQVLALEATGPLLPEVRKLGLEPEVFPLGPSLIHRQTLQQIIRLARWLKAQRVDLLHVHDFYTTLLAVPACRMAGVPVAVGRLDLVHWHGKARHALLAAATHAATHAIANADAVRRFLREREWFPEERITVILNGLRLDQFDARAAAGLERPLPEVPEGAPLITHVANMTHEVKRQEDLFEALALVRQRHPKATAFLVGDGMRRPELEARARALGLGDAVHFLGHRTDVPAVLRRATLGVLCSRHEGLSNAVMEGMAAGLPMVVTDAGGNGELVADGQRGFVVPPLSPPALAAAITRLLDDPAMAKRMGNAGRAFVEAELTLERMVSAHDALFRRMLGLPSQDGDGTASSRAA
- a CDS encoding glycosyltransferase family 4 protein — its product is MLTAVFPPSVGGIQTHTLRLSQRLVAQGAQVVVLTRHHQGLPRREFVDGVEVLRLGQGDARREVATATYLAESLRELMSRRHALDVMHAHQMLSPTTTGLLARKALGIPLVINPHACGPEGDVQYLRRAHWLAGGWRLEAARRWADAFVSISEPIRQELRDSGIEEDRIWRIANGVDLEAFRPASPEERHALRARLGLPQGPIVTYSGRLAPEKGVDVLLEGWALLVRSRPEATLVLLGNGPEEAALRRRVAERGLGSSVRLMGAVAEVPAWLRASDVFALASRTEGLPVALLEGMACGLPSVATRVGGTPEVLEDGVHGRLVPSEAPQALAQGLLDALEPGTGASWGATARERVAARFSLEAIAHRLLQLYGGLVQERTFARSSAGTV
- a CDS encoding glycosyltransferase family 4 protein, producing the protein MSRSASGRSRRVAYMMSWFPAVTETFILYEILELERLGVHVEVFPLFGRHGTVKHPGANKLIARAHYRRMFSWALLSAQLYWLWHSPLRYLGAWWMALVGNWRSWGFLVRSLVVIPKAMLFAREMQRLQIEHIHAHWATHPTLAALVIQRMTGLNFSFTCHAHDLFIDRTMLDQKLAAASFAVTISEFNRKLLSDLYGEEAARKIIVVRCGVDQDIFRPRPRARTSQVPIILCVASLRDYKGHSHLIEACRQLKEAGTRFRCLLVGDGPLRRQLEAEAVAAGVRAEVEFLGSRRRNEVAALMARADVVVQPSVVASSGQMEGIPVSLMEALASEAPVVATRISAIPELIRDEETGLLVPEKDPRALCVALLRVLSDRNLAQRLGRNGRRWVLQHFNLRGNVVRLAESLAALPPASARPLETAEKPKARHTRGSRRAKPRVRSEKGV
- a CDS encoding pyridoxal-phosphate-dependent aminotransferase family protein, with protein sequence MIPGPVEFDPEVMRALGARTLSHLDPVFIATFGRALQRLREVCLAPSAQPFIVAGTGTLAMELAVANLVEPGDRALVVNTGYFSDRMALILSRHGAEVTQVRAPVGETPSPEAVAQALAQGPYKVMTVTHVDTSTGVRAPAEPLVRAAHRQGVLSVVDGVCATAGETFHQDAWGADVYLTGSQKALGVPPGLALLTVSPRAMAAWRARKHPVRSFYADWAEWLPIMEAYEAAKPAYFATPAVNLITALEVSLGQILREGMEARFARHRHMARAFRAAWRALGLKSLPTSEAATAHTLSALYYPEGVDASLVGRVRGQGVVLAGGLHPELKTRYFRVGHMNLVGPGEVLATVGAVERALIAAGHRVPPGTALSAAQATLLEPIPASD
- a CDS encoding ATPase domain-containing protein, which codes for MTAVVAPSLQRIPSGVLGLDAILDGGFLQGGTYIIAGMPGTGKTILGNQVCFHHVAHGGRVVYVTLLAETHGRLLAHLRGMAFFSEEPLASALHYVSAYRVLTSEGLSGLLELLRKLIREHRASMLVLDGLVSASASAPNELAFKEFVHELNTLVSVIGCTTFLLTNGHSPEDVHPEHTMVDGLIELTDELIGVRAVRELIVRKFRGSAHLRGRHVFQISPQGITVYPRSEAMLADPIAVPGEYKARAPVGLPELDGMLRGGLQRGSATLIMGPSGSGKTLLGLQFLSHGANQGEPSLYFGFYESPPRLVGKGESIGLDMAGAMRGGMLEMLWQPPVELVLDALAVKILAAIRRRGVQRLLIDGLIGFKESTVHPERINRFFAAFTNELRALDVTTVFTEETRVLFGPEIETPVKGLSALVENHLFLRQVEWKGELRRVLAILKTRESGHDPSLREVIIDDQGWHIGARFKGKSVLTDSRLPRPPKRRSTDVAKPQVARKKPRRPE
- a CDS encoding response regulator, producing MKTVLLVDDEHAILDALSGILADEGFRVVTAGNGREAVHRLREETPDVALVDVMMPVMDGRELLREMAADDRWKNVPVVLMSAVPLSILNREAPVACADFFQKPFDLWKLIARLRELAGESSH
- a CDS encoding iron-containing redox enzyme family protein produces the protein MKEEFWRMADNARTQAEYLVDRKLQSLQHAPLEVLKQIFVQYRYFTIFYISDLALLVYRLPFGKLRSLLADFLNDELGNGQHAQAHQQIYDDFLVSLGIPQEALEANANPANLQLLGEIRDLVMKESPWYAVGLRGMGGECLCQVYLASMHAHFIQNPAIQAMKDQLDWRFWDIHTGEIDIAHRELLRAALMEAVDADPAALEGLVEGYRKSKGVFDRFWDNIFESAGVTLRAA
- a CDS encoding VOC family protein yields the protein MAAIQNFHLAFPVPDLASARAFYTGVIGCPEGRSTDHYVDFDFYGHQIVAHLAERPETSESDFDGSDVTIPHFGLNLDWDAFHALLQRLKAGGVRFVKEPHVRLEGKVGEHISMFVHDFSGNALEFKAFRHQDQVFSKELSEAPASSRR
- a CDS encoding aspartate aminotransferase family protein, producing the protein MSTPKAAPEQLPGTAPKSAAYRNDRNHVFHSWSAQATLDPVVVTGAKGARFWDESGRTWLDFSSQLVNVNVGHQHPKLIAAIQAQAAKLCTVAPYHASEATSEAARLIAEVAPGDLNKVFFTNGGAEAIENALRMARHHTGRHKVLAAYRSYHGATSGANTLTGDPRRWGSEPGMPGVVHFWGPYLYRSAFHATTPAEECERALSHLADVLMMEGPHTVAAIVLETVVGGNGILVPPDGYLQGVRRLCDQHGIVMISDEVMTGFGRCGEWFAVNRWDVTPDLITFAKGVNCGYVPLGGVILSDRIAETFAHRAYPGGLTYSGHPLACAAAVACIHIYREERIFEHARHLGENVIGPALEALQQRHPSVGEVRGLGAFWAIELVRNRKTREPLVPYNASGPANAPMAELVSACKERGVWPFTHFNRMHVVPPLTMTDDEAREGLALIDEVLSLADRHVSG
- a CDS encoding metallophosphoesterase, giving the protein MRTLFIGDVHGCAEELDALLAVCGWQPGDRVVLMGDLVAKGPDSAGVLARAREQGLLAVRGNHDEHVLRWHQGYVKPGKKLKPQHQQVLDTLKPEDWAYLASLPLYLRLPDFNAIVVHAGMVPGVPVEEQSREHLLNLRSITRDGAPSKRVDGGEPWASHWQGPELILFGHDAMRGIQRHPHALGLDSGCVYGGRLTAYALPEGRFYSVPARRAYMDATL